A single genomic interval of Neisseria leonii harbors:
- a CDS encoding DNA internalization-related competence protein ComEC/Rec2 translates to MRRYLAAWPAGVLLSFGLADIPPLWLWTAAAVLLLPAALRFRRLRPLPVLLAGAAFAVWQVQTALDGQWPTERQGREVLLVRVADLPQTDGRRTVFAADAWTEDKRYYRLRLSDYEGRDWPAGSYWRVSARLRPPVGEVNLRGFNREAWALANGLAGIGSVGAARTAVDAEKRPFSDGLAAVRTAVSLRWQRWYGQGADNGVALMRALSVGEQGALSDEMWQVLRPLGLNHLVSISGLHVSMVALLAAVFGRVLLKYAPHTPKRPRLWLLTVGLAAAWAYAALAGFAVPTVRAAAMLTVVALAWVRGGTASVWTAWWTALAGVLTLWPTAVLAAGTWLSFGLVGALLWGGSWRTGEQGGRLWRAQWAAGVMSAVMLGYGFAVLPLWSPAVNLPAIPWFSWVLVPLALAASAIPWPPLQQAAVWLGEYTWRALAWLAEYAPEWSVAAAPWPLAAAAFCAVAVWLVPAGLGLRPWAAAVLLLFVLYRPERPPSGRLNVTVLDSGQGLAVWLQTANRDLLFDTGTAAAAGGQVILALRAAGVRRLDALVFSHRDNDHDGGGQMVRQAFVPDRVWAGQPEFYSGARHCSPASWQWDGVHFEWLTPEEPADSDNGKSCVLRAVAGGEAVLLTGDLDSRGEQRLIAQYGSALFSQLLILGHHGSNTSSSGRFLNSVSPEYAVASSGYANAYGHPSPAVQNRVRAHGGRLLRTDLSGAWRFELGAGRRLPVKVRPWRPYWQKKPFDWV, encoded by the coding sequence ATGCGGCGGTATCTGGCGGCGTGGCCGGCGGGGGTGTTGTTGTCGTTCGGTTTGGCGGACATACCGCCGCTTTGGCTGTGGACGGCCGCCGCCGTGTTGCTGTTGCCTGCCGCTTTGCGCTTCCGCCGCCTGAGGCCGCTGCCCGTTTTGCTGGCCGGAGCGGCGTTTGCGGTGTGGCAGGTTCAGACGGCCTTGGACGGGCAATGGCCGACGGAGCGGCAAGGGCGGGAAGTGTTGCTGGTGCGGGTGGCGGACTTGCCGCAAACCGACGGGCGGCGGACGGTGTTTGCCGCCGACGCGTGGACGGAGGACAAGCGGTATTACCGTCTGCGCTTGTCGGATTATGAGGGGCGCGACTGGCCGGCGGGCAGCTATTGGCGGGTATCGGCGCGTTTGCGCCCGCCGGTGGGCGAAGTGAATTTGCGCGGTTTCAACCGCGAGGCATGGGCTTTGGCCAACGGTTTGGCCGGTATCGGCAGCGTGGGCGCGGCGCGGACGGCGGTTGATGCGGAAAAACGGCCGTTTTCAGACGGCCTGGCGGCCGTGCGGACGGCGGTCAGTCTGCGCTGGCAGCGTTGGTACGGGCAGGGCGCGGACAACGGGGTGGCGCTGATGCGGGCGTTGAGTGTGGGCGAGCAGGGGGCGTTGTCCGATGAAATGTGGCAGGTACTGCGCCCGCTGGGGCTGAATCATTTGGTGAGTATTTCGGGGCTGCATGTCTCGATGGTGGCTCTGCTGGCTGCCGTATTCGGGCGGGTGCTGCTGAAATATGCGCCGCATACGCCCAAACGGCCGCGTCTGTGGCTGCTGACCGTCGGTTTGGCGGCAGCATGGGCGTATGCGGCGTTGGCCGGTTTTGCCGTACCGACGGTACGTGCGGCGGCCATGCTGACGGTGGTGGCGCTGGCATGGGTGCGGGGCGGCACGGCATCGGTGTGGACGGCTTGGTGGACGGCGTTGGCGGGGGTGCTGACGCTGTGGCCGACGGCAGTTCTGGCGGCGGGGACATGGTTGTCTTTCGGTTTGGTGGGTGCTTTGCTGTGGGGCGGTAGTTGGCGCACGGGCGAGCAGGGCGGAAGGTTGTGGCGGGCACAATGGGCGGCGGGCGTGATGTCGGCAGTGATGCTGGGTTACGGATTTGCAGTGTTGCCGTTATGGAGTCCGGCGGTCAATCTGCCCGCGATACCGTGGTTTTCATGGGTGTTGGTGCCTTTGGCACTGGCCGCTTCGGCAATACCGTGGCCGCCGCTGCAACAGGCGGCGGTTTGGTTGGGCGAATACACTTGGCGCGCGCTGGCATGGTTGGCCGAGTATGCGCCCGAGTGGTCGGTAGCCGCCGCACCTTGGCCGCTGGCGGCTGCCGCATTTTGTGCCGTGGCGGTATGGCTGGTACCGGCGGGCTTGGGGTTGCGCCCGTGGGCGGCGGCGGTTTTGCTGCTGTTTGTGCTGTACCGGCCGGAGCGGCCGCCGTCAGGCCGTCTGAATGTAACGGTGCTGGACAGCGGGCAGGGTTTGGCAGTATGGCTGCAAACGGCCAATCGGGATTTGTTGTTTGATACGGGAACGGCCGCCGCTGCCGGCGGTCAGGTCATACTGGCATTGCGTGCGGCCGGTGTGCGGCGTTTGGACGCGCTGGTGTTCTCGCACCGGGATAACGATCACGACGGCGGCGGGCAGATGGTGCGGCAGGCATTTGTGCCCGATAGAGTGTGGGCGGGGCAGCCGGAGTTTTACAGCGGGGCACGGCACTGTTCGCCCGCATCGTGGCAGTGGGACGGTGTCCATTTCGAGTGGCTGACACCGGAGGAGCCGGCCGACAGCGATAACGGGAAGAGCTGTGTGCTGCGGGCGGTGGCCGGCGGGGAGGCGGTGCTGCTGACCGGTGATTTGGACAGTCGGGGCGAGCAGCGGCTGATAGCGCAATACGGTTCCGCGCTGTTCAGCCAGCTGCTGATTTTGGGACACCACGGCAGCAACACGTCGTCTTCGGGGCGTTTTTTGAACAGTGTGTCGCCCGAATATGCCGTTGCGTCCAGCGGTTATGCCAATGCCTACGGTCACCCGTCGCCTGCCGTGCAGAACCGTGTGCGCGCCCACGGCGGCCGTCTGCTGCGTACCGACTTGTCCGGTGCATGGCGGTTCGAACTGGGGGCGGGAAGGCGGTTGCCCGTCAAAGTGCGGCCGTGGCGGCCGTATTGGCAGAAAAAGCCGTTTGATTGGGTATGA
- a CDS encoding TolC family protein gives MNPLQSKAKTLRVLSASVMLMLAPWAAQAAQLQDILRYSLVNDPRLMEAKANEDIAKSATAASKAGHYPVLSLVGNQVMYQQNDRSSDDMTGGLGLRGTLNLYSWGGVEAAVNRDRQNEIFYRHKTAETREELGSTIGKLYLEALRALDAVRLNEKSLARHNKLLQDLSVIVKYDAGRRSEMVEAQARRLQVQTTIAQQQRTLAMALSRLASYTPAPVAANDLTDPFRSETAAGLISRYRIEDYGQTPSYLAQKAERERTVYERDAAKAARKPAINLESYLSNKKKQVYLNLSWNFFDMAAAYNVDKSVYTVAAAEARMDQILRDVSERARTAQVDMIESERRAAITAEHIAAQQEVVKAFELQFKIARRSLVDVLDAYSQLVNIEQAYSSAQNDFRDAALAYLTAQSKVSEWAGLTLGTDNGAGRTLSVKRTDGTQATAGGGTSEVPSAAPLPDRFTERAGLKMPSENDGFVYPYGGIPVADSYAERLAAEAGGQAGNSRGQPSETEAVQTASPATFAERAGLKMPSENGGFVYPYGGIPVADSYAGRLAAEAAAAIEEESLTPP, from the coding sequence ATGAACCCGCTCCAATCCAAAGCCAAAACGCTGCGCGTGCTGAGTGCCTCGGTGATGCTGATGCTGGCACCGTGGGCCGCGCAGGCTGCGCAGTTGCAGGATATTCTGCGCTATTCGCTGGTAAATGACCCGCGCCTGATGGAGGCCAAAGCCAACGAAGACATTGCCAAAAGCGCCACGGCCGCCAGCAAAGCAGGGCATTATCCTGTACTCAGCCTGGTCGGCAATCAGGTAATGTACCAACAGAACGACCGGTCGAGCGACGACATGACGGGCGGTTTGGGTTTGCGCGGTACGTTGAACCTGTACTCTTGGGGCGGCGTGGAGGCTGCCGTCAACCGCGACCGCCAAAACGAAATTTTTTACCGCCACAAAACGGCGGAAACCCGGGAAGAGCTGGGCAGCACCATCGGCAAACTGTATCTCGAAGCCCTGCGCGCACTCGATGCCGTCCGTCTGAACGAAAAAAGCCTGGCGCGGCACAACAAGCTGTTGCAGGACTTGTCCGTGATTGTGAAATACGATGCCGGCCGCCGTTCCGAGATGGTGGAGGCTCAGGCGCGCCGCCTGCAAGTTCAGACCACGATTGCCCAGCAGCAGCGTACGCTTGCTATGGCGTTGAGCCGTCTGGCTTCCTATACCCCCGCACCGGTGGCGGCAAACGATTTGACCGATCCCTTCCGTTCGGAAACCGCCGCCGGCCTGATCAGCCGCTACCGCATCGAAGATTACGGCCAAACGCCGTCTTATCTGGCACAAAAGGCCGAGCGCGAGCGTACGGTATATGAGCGGGACGCGGCCAAAGCCGCCCGCAAACCCGCCATCAATCTGGAAAGCTATTTGAGCAATAAGAAAAAACAGGTTTATCTGAACCTGTCTTGGAACTTCTTCGACATGGCGGCGGCCTACAATGTCGATAAAAGCGTCTATACGGTTGCTGCCGCAGAGGCGCGCATGGATCAGATTCTGCGCGATGTCAGCGAGCGGGCGCGCACGGCGCAGGTCGATATGATTGAAAGCGAGCGGCGTGCCGCGATTACGGCCGAGCATATCGCCGCCCAGCAGGAAGTCGTCAAGGCGTTTGAATTACAGTTTAAAATCGCGCGCCGCAGTCTGGTGGATGTTCTGGATGCGTACAGCCAGCTGGTCAATATCGAACAGGCTTATTCTTCGGCGCAAAACGATTTCCGCGATGCGGCATTGGCTTATCTGACCGCCCAGTCGAAAGTTTCCGAATGGGCGGGACTGACGTTGGGTACCGATAACGGCGCGGGCCGTACGCTGTCGGTCAAACGGACGGACGGCACACAGGCGACCGCCGGAGGCGGCACGTCCGAAGTGCCGTCGGCCGCACCGCTTCCCGACCGTTTTACCGAACGGGCGGGCTTGAAGATGCCGTCTGAAAACGACGGATTTGTCTATCCTTACGGCGGTATTCCCGTTGCGGACAGCTATGCCGAACGTTTGGCCGCAGAGGCGGGCGGGCAGGCCGGCAACAGCCGTGGGCAGCCGTCCGAAACCGAAGCCGTTCAGACGGCCTCTCCCGCGACGTTTGCCGAACGGGCGGGCTTGAAGATGCCGTCTGAAAACGGCGGATTTGTCTATCCTTACGGCGGCATTCCTGTTGCCGACAGTTACGCCGGGCGTTTGGCTGCCGAAGCGGCCGCCGCCATTGAAGAAGAATCCCTTACCCCACCCTGA
- a CDS encoding type I secretion system permease/ATPase, translating into MKSIIDHIALTTSLLGAPVSAAALSADVVRDGKLNANFQSLKEVLRSHGFDNTLSKRALRDIPSLALPAVLILHNEDAAVLTSVDGVGDERIYRIRQTDGLERSLSQAELSAVYLGFCWFIKQKQISDRRSELPEYHLPKSWFWQVIWRFKGYYYQVILATFLINFLALVSSLYVMNVYDRVIPNQAYETLWVLSIGVVLAVTFEFVAKMIRGYLTDVAGKKADLIISSALFRRVMALRLAERPASAGSYANNLRDFEAVREFMTSASLLALVDFPFLILFVGVIAVVGGKLALVPVLIIPTVLLVSFIAQRPLAKYINESMKESSQRQGLLVESLEGIETLKTNNATNWAQQRWDGYTAKTAASSIKVKNTSNFVVNFAVAMQQLNTVFLVLLGTYLIHAENPADRITMGALIAAVILSGRALSPLSQMAGLATRFQQAKLALSGVNQIVDRPVERHPDRNYITLTPAQGQIRFEQVSFAYGQEGAEALSQINLLVQPGEKIGILGSIGSGKSTMLKLAGGLFEPGSGNVMFDGVDMRQIDPNFLRSEVLLLNQSPRLFLGTLRENMDLARTDGYSSDQELIDALRRFGLDRVIRSHPRGLDMPLGEDGMGLSGGQKQIVALARMTLRQPRVVLLDEPTTGLDQATEITALQGIAQWAQDKTLLVVTHRPQVLQIVRRIVVVENGRIVMDGPRDLVLKKLMENEQAQKEARRKAQAGQLAAQAAKEAQAAQPDGQDTRPQQA; encoded by the coding sequence ATGAAATCCATTATCGACCATATTGCCCTGACCACCAGCCTGTTGGGCGCGCCCGTTTCTGCGGCGGCTCTGTCGGCCGATGTGGTGCGCGACGGCAAGTTAAACGCCAATTTCCAGTCGCTGAAAGAAGTGCTGCGCAGCCACGGCTTCGACAATACGCTTTCCAAGCGCGCACTGCGCGACATTCCTTCTCTGGCTCTGCCTGCGGTACTGATTCTGCACAACGAAGATGCCGCCGTACTCACTTCTGTCGACGGTGTGGGCGACGAGCGCATCTACCGCATCCGTCAGACAGACGGCCTCGAACGCAGCCTGAGCCAGGCCGAATTGTCGGCGGTGTATCTGGGTTTCTGCTGGTTTATCAAACAGAAACAGATTTCCGACAGACGCTCCGAGCTGCCCGAATACCACTTGCCGAAATCATGGTTCTGGCAGGTAATCTGGCGTTTCAAAGGCTATTATTACCAAGTCATTCTGGCGACGTTTCTGATTAACTTTCTCGCCTTGGTCAGCTCGCTGTATGTCATGAACGTTTACGACCGCGTGATTCCGAACCAGGCCTATGAAACGCTGTGGGTATTGAGCATCGGCGTGGTGTTGGCGGTAACGTTTGAATTTGTCGCCAAAATGATACGCGGCTATCTGACCGATGTGGCAGGCAAAAAAGCCGACCTGATTATCAGCTCGGCACTGTTCCGCCGCGTGATGGCGCTGCGGCTGGCAGAACGCCCGGCATCGGCAGGCTCGTATGCCAACAATCTGCGCGATTTTGAAGCGGTGCGCGAGTTTATGACCAGTGCTAGCCTCTTGGCTTTGGTGGACTTCCCTTTTCTGATTCTGTTTGTCGGTGTGATTGCGGTTGTGGGCGGGAAATTGGCACTGGTGCCGGTGCTGATTATTCCGACCGTGCTGCTGGTCAGCTTTATCGCGCAGCGGCCGCTGGCAAAATATATCAATGAATCGATGAAAGAAAGCTCGCAGCGGCAGGGGCTGCTGGTGGAGTCGCTGGAAGGCATCGAAACGCTGAAAACCAATAATGCGACCAATTGGGCACAGCAGCGTTGGGACGGTTATACCGCCAAGACCGCCGCATCGTCGATTAAAGTGAAAAACACCAGCAATTTTGTGGTGAATTTCGCTGTGGCGATGCAGCAGCTCAATACCGTTTTTCTGGTGCTGCTGGGAACCTACCTGATTCATGCCGAAAATCCGGCCGACCGCATTACCATGGGCGCATTGATTGCCGCCGTGATTCTGTCGGGGCGCGCGCTCTCGCCCCTGTCGCAAATGGCCGGGCTGGCCACGCGCTTCCAGCAGGCCAAACTGGCGTTGAGCGGTGTCAATCAGATTGTCGATCGGCCGGTAGAGCGCCACCCCGACCGCAATTACATCACGCTGACTCCGGCGCAGGGGCAGATACGTTTCGAGCAGGTGTCGTTTGCTTACGGTCAGGAAGGTGCAGAAGCACTGAGCCAGATAAATCTTCTGGTTCAGCCCGGCGAAAAAATCGGTATTCTGGGCAGCATCGGCAGCGGTAAGAGCACCATGCTCAAACTGGCGGGCGGGCTGTTCGAGCCGGGGTCGGGCAACGTGATGTTCGACGGCGTGGATATGCGCCAGATTGATCCGAATTTCCTGCGCAGCGAAGTGCTGCTGCTCAACCAGTCGCCGCGCCTGTTTTTGGGTACGCTGCGCGAAAATATGGATTTGGCGCGTACCGACGGCTATTCCAGCGATCAGGAACTGATTGACGCGCTGCGCCGTTTCGGTCTGGACCGCGTTATCCGCAGCCATCCGCGCGGTTTGGATATGCCTTTGGGCGAAGACGGTATGGGCTTGTCGGGCGGCCAGAAACAGATTGTCGCTTTGGCGCGCATGACCTTGCGCCAGCCGCGCGTGGTGCTGTTGGACGAGCCGACTACCGGCTTGGATCAGGCCACCGAAATCACCGCGTTGCAGGGTATTGCCCAGTGGGCGCAGGACAAAACGCTGCTGGTCGTTACCCACCGTCCGCAGGTACTGCAAATTGTCCGGCGCATTGTCGTGGTCGAAAACGGGCGGATTGTGATGGACGGCCCGCGCGATTTGGTGTTGAAAAAGCTGATGGAAAACGAGCAGGCACAGAAAGAAGCCCGCCGCAAAGCGCAAGCCGGACAGTTGGCCGCGCAGGCGGCAAAAGAGGCACAGGCGGCACAGCCGGACGGGCAGGATACCCGGCCGCAGCAGGCCTGA
- a CDS encoding HlyD family type I secretion periplasmic adaptor subunit, protein MSHQTENKETLKSGDLALVNDLNAALQKEKHTGKFWVIGLLAVFLTVFVIWAYNSPLEEVTRGQGSIIPSSREQVIQSLDQGVVKDMKVREGDVVERGQILLNLDDTRSSAVLRESEAKVANLEAMAARLRAEAYGSPLTFPKGLSRELVQREQAAYIARRRAVVDAVQGLAQSKAALDQEIGITAPMVRQGVVSEVELLRMQRESNDLASQIAQRQNDYIAKSSEELVRIESELAQARENMAMRADPVERSQIRAPMKGIVKDIRINTVGGVVNAGENIMTIVPLDDKLLVEAYISPRDVAFIHPGLDAVVKISAYDYAIYGGLNGKVTLISPDTISNKERTEQLKLNPNEVYYRVLVQTDGNSLTDRDGKVLPIIPGMVASVDIKTGEKTVFQYLTKPLTRMKQALRER, encoded by the coding sequence ATGAGTCATCAAACAGAAAACAAAGAAACGCTGAAATCAGGCGATCTGGCGTTGGTCAACGATTTGAACGCCGCTTTGCAGAAGGAAAAACACACCGGCAAATTTTGGGTCATCGGTCTGCTGGCGGTGTTTTTGACCGTATTTGTCATTTGGGCATACAACAGCCCGCTGGAAGAAGTAACGCGCGGGCAGGGCAGTATTATCCCGAGCAGCCGTGAACAGGTGATTCAGAGCCTGGATCAGGGCGTGGTCAAAGACATGAAAGTGCGCGAGGGCGATGTGGTGGAACGCGGCCAGATTCTGCTGAATCTGGACGATACGCGCAGCTCGGCCGTATTGCGCGAGAGCGAAGCCAAAGTGGCGAATCTGGAAGCCATGGCCGCCCGGCTGCGTGCCGAAGCCTACGGCAGCCCGCTGACGTTTCCGAAAGGCCTGAGCAGGGAGCTGGTGCAGCGCGAACAGGCGGCCTATATCGCGCGCCGCCGTGCCGTTGTGGACGCAGTACAGGGTTTGGCGCAGAGCAAAGCCGCTCTGGATCAGGAAATCGGCATTACTGCGCCTATGGTGCGGCAGGGCGTGGTATCCGAAGTCGAACTGCTGCGTATGCAGCGCGAATCGAATGATCTGGCTTCGCAGATTGCGCAGCGGCAAAACGACTACATAGCCAAATCCAGCGAAGAATTGGTGCGCATCGAATCCGAATTGGCACAGGCACGCGAAAATATGGCGATGCGCGCCGATCCTGTGGAGCGTTCGCAAATCCGTGCGCCGATGAAGGGCATTGTGAAAGACATCCGCATCAATACCGTGGGCGGCGTAGTCAATGCGGGCGAAAACATCATGACGATTGTGCCGCTGGACGACAAACTTTTGGTCGAAGCCTATATCAGCCCGCGCGATGTGGCGTTTATCCACCCGGGATTGGATGCGGTGGTGAAAATCAGTGCGTACGATTATGCGATTTACGGCGGCCTGAACGGCAAGGTTACTCTCATCAGCCCCGACACCATCAGCAACAAAGAGCGTACCGAGCAGCTCAAACTCAATCCGAACGAAGTCTATTACCGCGTTCTGGTACAGACCGACGGCAACAGCCTGACCGACCGCGACGGCAAAGTACTGCCGATTATTCCCGGTATGGTGGCGAGTGTGGACATCAAAACCGGTGAAAAAACCGTATTCCAATACTTGACCAAACCGCTGACCCGCATGAAACAGGCATTGCGCGAGCGTTAA
- a CDS encoding ACT domain-containing protein, translated as MSHSVITVIGKDRIGIVYDVSKIMAENRLNILNISQQLMGDYFTMIILADTAACPKSRREMLDLFAAEGARLALDIRMQNEDLFNAMHRI; from the coding sequence ATGAGCCATTCCGTGATTACCGTTATCGGCAAAGACCGCATCGGCATCGTGTACGATGTTTCAAAAATCATGGCGGAAAACAGGCTGAACATTCTCAACATCAGCCAGCAGCTGATGGGCGACTATTTCACCATGATTATCCTGGCCGATACGGCCGCCTGCCCGAAATCCCGCCGGGAAATGCTGGATCTGTTTGCCGCAGAGGGCGCGAGGCTGGCCTTGGATATCCGTATGCAGAACGAAGATCTGTTCAACGCGATGCACCGCATCTGA
- a CDS encoding PFL family protein — translation MNIQSGEILETVRMVADQNFDVRTLTIGIDLHDCIHPDINVLNRNIYEKITRTGRNLVKTAEDLSDKYGVPIVNQRISVTPVAQIAAATGADSYVSVAKTLDRAAKAIGVSFIGGFSTLSQKGMTPSGRVLIRSIPEAMAETDIVCSSVNIGSTRAGINMDAVKMMGETIKKTAEITPEGFGCAKIVVFCNAVNDNPFMAGAFHGAGEGGVMLNVGVSGPGVVQAALAGCADKDLTEMAEVVKKTAFKITRVGELIGREAAKRLDIPFGILDLSLAPTPAVGDSVARILEAMGLSVCGTHGTTAALALLNDAVKKGGMMASGSVGGLSGAFIPVSEDEGMIAAVEAGVLTLDKLEAMTAVCSVGLDMIAVPGDTPAATLSGIIADEAAIGMINGKTTAVRIIPVTGKGVGDTVEFGGLLGRAPVMPVKAGSCEVFVNRGGRIPAPVQSLKN, via the coding sequence ATGAATATCCAATCCGGCGAAATCCTCGAAACCGTGCGTATGGTGGCCGACCAGAACTTCGACGTGCGCACGCTCACCATCGGCATCGACCTGCACGACTGTATCCACCCCGACATCAACGTCCTCAACCGCAATATCTACGAAAAAATCACCCGGACCGGCCGGAATTTGGTAAAAACCGCCGAAGATTTGTCGGACAAATACGGTGTGCCGATTGTCAATCAGCGCATTTCGGTTACACCGGTTGCCCAAATCGCTGCGGCCACCGGAGCGGATTCGTATGTTTCGGTGGCGAAAACGCTCGACCGTGCCGCCAAGGCCATCGGCGTTTCCTTTATCGGCGGCTTTTCCACCCTGTCGCAAAAAGGTATGACGCCCTCCGGCCGTGTGCTGATCCGCTCCATACCCGAAGCCATGGCGGAAACCGACATCGTGTGCAGTTCGGTCAATATCGGCAGCACCCGCGCGGGCATCAATATGGACGCGGTCAAAATGATGGGAGAAACCATCAAGAAAACCGCCGAAATCACGCCGGAAGGTTTCGGCTGTGCCAAAATCGTGGTGTTCTGCAATGCGGTGAACGACAATCCGTTTATGGCCGGTGCGTTTCACGGTGCGGGCGAGGGCGGCGTGATGCTCAATGTCGGCGTGTCCGGCCCCGGCGTGGTACAGGCGGCATTGGCCGGTTGTGCGGACAAAGACTTGACCGAAATGGCCGAAGTCGTCAAAAAGACCGCGTTCAAAATTACCCGCGTGGGCGAATTAATCGGCCGGGAGGCGGCCAAACGGCTGGATATTCCGTTCGGCATACTCGATTTGTCGCTGGCACCGACACCGGCGGTGGGCGACTCGGTGGCGCGTATTCTCGAAGCGATGGGATTGAGCGTCTGCGGCACCCACGGCACCACCGCCGCGCTGGCACTGCTCAACGATGCGGTGAAGAAAGGCGGCATGATGGCTTCCGGTTCGGTGGGCGGTTTGAGCGGTGCGTTTATTCCCGTGTCGGAAGACGAGGGCATGATTGCCGCCGTCGAAGCGGGCGTGCTGACCTTGGACAAACTCGAAGCGATGACGGCCGTCTGTTCGGTCGGTCTGGATATGATTGCTGTGCCGGGCGATACGCCCGCGGCCACTCTCAGCGGCATTATTGCCGATGAAGCGGCCATCGGTATGATTAACGGCAAAACCACCGCCGTGCGCATTATTCCGGTAACGGGCAAAGGCGTGGGCGATACGGTGGAATTCGGCGGCCTGCTGGGCCGCGCGCCGGTGATGCCGGTCAAGGCCGGTTCCTGCGAAGTATTCGTCAATCGCGGCGGCCGCATTCCCGCCCCCGTGCAATCGCTGAAAAACTGA
- the trpA gene encoding tryptophan synthase subunit alpha yields MSRIETTFGRLNGQKALITYITAGDPDIGTTLELMHSLAAGGADIIELGIPFSDPMADGPVIQRAAERALANGVSLRGVLDVVAQFRRRNHDTPVVLMGYLNPVHKMGYAEFARAAAAAGVDGVLTVDNPVETAEPLYRELKANGLDTIFLVAPTTDEARMAAISQLASGFVYYVSLKGVTGSAQLDTDAVAEKLAVLRRHISIPIGVGFGIADAAGAARVAAVADAVIVGSRIVKEIEANPGREAEAAGALAAQLKAAV; encoded by the coding sequence ATGAGCAGAATTGAAACCACTTTCGGCCGTCTGAACGGCCAAAAAGCCCTGATTACCTATATCACTGCGGGCGATCCCGATATAGGGACCACGCTGGAACTGATGCACAGCCTGGCGGCCGGCGGTGCCGACATCATCGAATTGGGCATACCGTTTTCCGATCCGATGGCCGACGGCCCTGTTATTCAACGGGCGGCCGAGCGCGCCTTGGCCAACGGTGTGTCGCTGCGCGGTGTGCTGGACGTGGTGGCACAGTTCCGCCGCCGCAACCATGATACGCCCGTGGTGCTGATGGGCTATCTCAATCCGGTACACAAAATGGGTTATGCCGAATTTGCCCGCGCGGCCGCAGCGGCGGGGGTGGACGGTGTGCTGACGGTGGACAATCCGGTGGAAACGGCCGAGCCGCTTTACCGCGAGCTGAAAGCCAACGGTTTGGATACTATTTTTCTGGTGGCGCCGACCACAGACGAAGCGCGTATGGCGGCCATCTCACAATTGGCCAGCGGCTTTGTGTATTACGTTTCGCTCAAAGGCGTAACCGGATCGGCGCAACTGGATACCGATGCCGTGGCGGAAAAACTGGCCGTGCTGCGCCGCCATATTTCCATTCCTATCGGTGTGGGTTTCGGCATTGCCGATGCAGCCGGAGCCGCCCGCGTGGCCGCCGTGGCCGATGCCGTGATTGTGGGCAGCCGTATCGTCAAAGAGATTGAGGCCAACCCGGGACGCGAAGCCGAAGCGGCCGGTGCTCTGGCGGCGCAGTTGAAAGCTGCGGTTTAG
- the accD gene encoding acetyl-CoA carboxylase, carboxyltransferase subunit beta, with the protein MSWLDKILPPKIKRADKNASVVPEGLWHKCPSCAATVYSTELLKNDKVCTKCGHHNAMTARERINLLLDEGGREEIGAAVKPVDMLKFKDSKKYPDRLSAARKTTGEDDALVVMKGTINGLPAVVAAFEFQFIGGSMGSVVGERFVQGVRRAAADGCSFICVAASGGARMQEGLNSLMQMTKTSASLHLLSEKGLPFISVLTDPTMGGVSASFAFLGDIVVAEPNALIGFAGPRVIEQTVRETLPEGFQRAEFLLKKGAVDQIIDRREMKQRLAGLITLLRREPALTPL; encoded by the coding sequence ATGAGTTGGCTGGATAAAATCCTTCCCCCGAAAATCAAACGTGCGGACAAAAATGCTTCCGTTGTTCCCGAAGGTCTGTGGCACAAATGCCCGTCCTGTGCCGCAACGGTGTACAGCACCGAACTGCTGAAAAACGACAAAGTCTGCACCAAGTGCGGCCACCACAATGCCATGACCGCCCGCGAGCGGATTAACCTGCTGCTGGACGAGGGCGGCCGCGAAGAAATCGGTGCCGCCGTCAAACCCGTCGATATGCTGAAATTCAAAGACAGCAAAAAATATCCCGACCGTCTGAGTGCCGCACGGAAAACCACCGGTGAAGACGATGCGCTGGTGGTGATGAAGGGCACGATAAACGGCCTGCCTGCCGTTGTGGCGGCTTTTGAATTCCAATTTATCGGCGGATCGATGGGTTCGGTGGTGGGAGAGCGTTTCGTGCAGGGCGTGCGCCGTGCCGCCGCCGACGGCTGCTCGTTTATCTGCGTGGCCGCCTCGGGCGGCGCGCGGATGCAGGAGGGGCTGAACTCGCTGATGCAGATGACGAAAACCAGTGCTTCGCTGCATCTGCTGAGCGAAAAAGGGCTGCCGTTTATTTCTGTGCTGACCGATCCGACCATGGGCGGCGTATCGGCCAGCTTTGCGTTTTTGGGCGATATCGTGGTGGCCGAACCCAATGCGCTGATCGGGTTTGCCGGCCCGCGCGTGATTGAGCAGACCGTGCGCGAAACCCTGCCCGAAGGTTTCCAGCGTGCCGAGTTTCTGCTGAAAAAAGGTGCCGTTGATCAGATTATCGACCGCCGCGAAATGAAGCAGCGTCTGGCCGGGCTGATTACCCTGCTGCGCCGCGAACCGGCTTTGACACCGCTTTAA